In Parasphingorhabdus halotolerans, a single window of DNA contains:
- the nuoF gene encoding NADH-quinone oxidoreductase subunit NuoF produces MAFDFLQDKDRIFTNVYGFQSWDLKASRQRGDWDNTADIIKRGNDKIIEEMKASGLRGRGGAGFPTGLKWSFMPKESPDGRPSFLVINADESEPGSCKDREILRNDPHKLIEGALIAGFAMRARAAYIYIRGEYIMEAKVMEAAVKEAYDAGLIGKNAAKSGYDFDVFVHRGAGAYICGEETAMIESLEGKKGQPRLKPPFPAGAGLYGCPTTVNNVESIAVVPTIMRRGASWFASFGREGNHGTKLFQVSGHVDKPAVFEEAMSIPFKDMIEKHCGGITGGWDNLLAVIPGGSSVPLVPAEQIMDAPMDFDGLKDLGSGLGTAAVIVMDKSTDIVRAISRLAYFYKHESCGQCTPCREGTGWMWRVMEKMRDGDADIEDIDTLYEVTKQVEGHTICALGDAAAWPIQGLIRHFRPEMERRIREHKGEEMMEAAE; encoded by the coding sequence ATGGCATTTGATTTCCTTCAGGACAAGGATCGCATCTTTACCAATGTCTATGGCTTCCAGTCATGGGACTTGAAAGCATCGCGGCAACGCGGTGACTGGGACAACACGGCTGATATTATCAAGCGCGGCAATGACAAGATCATCGAGGAAATGAAAGCCAGCGGCCTGCGCGGGCGCGGCGGCGCTGGTTTCCCGACCGGTCTCAAATGGTCGTTTATGCCCAAAGAGTCTCCCGACGGTCGTCCCAGCTTTCTGGTTATCAACGCCGATGAGTCCGAACCGGGCAGCTGCAAGGACCGCGAAATCCTGCGTAATGATCCGCACAAGTTGATCGAAGGCGCGCTGATCGCCGGTTTTGCGATGCGCGCACGGGCGGCGTACATCTACATTCGCGGCGAATATATCATGGAAGCCAAAGTCATGGAGGCGGCCGTCAAGGAAGCCTATGATGCGGGCCTGATCGGCAAGAACGCCGCCAAATCGGGCTATGATTTCGACGTGTTTGTCCATCGTGGCGCAGGCGCTTATATTTGCGGCGAAGAAACCGCGATGATCGAAAGTCTCGAAGGCAAAAAAGGCCAGCCGCGCCTGAAGCCGCCGTTTCCTGCGGGTGCGGGTCTCTATGGTTGCCCGACAACGGTAAATAACGTGGAGAGTATCGCTGTCGTCCCCACGATCATGCGGCGCGGCGCAAGCTGGTTCGCCAGCTTTGGCCGTGAAGGCAATCACGGTACAAAATTGTTCCAGGTCTCCGGTCATGTCGACAAGCCGGCGGTGTTCGAAGAAGCTATGTCGATCCCGTTCAAAGACATGATCGAGAAACATTGCGGTGGTATCACTGGCGGATGGGATAATTTGCTCGCGGTTATTCCGGGCGGTTCGTCGGTCCCATTGGTGCCAGCCGAGCAGATCATGGACGCGCCGATGGACTTTGACGGGCTCAAGGATTTGGGTTCCGGCCTAGGTACGGCGGCGGTCATCGTGATGGACAAATCCACCGATATCGTTCGCGCCATCTCAAGGCTCGCCTATTTCTATAAGCACGAGTCATGCGGCCAATGTACGCCATGCCGCGAAGGCACTGGCTGGATGTGGCGCGTGATGGAAAAAATGCGCGATGGCGATGCGGATATTGAAGATATTGATACGCTCTATGAAGTGACCAAACAGGTCGAAGGCCATACCATCTGCGCGCTTGGCGATGCTGCGGCTTGGCCAATTCAAGGGCTGATCCGTCACTTCCGCCCAGAAATGGAACGGCGGATACGCGAGCACAAGGGCGAAGAAATGATGGAGGCGGCGGAGTGA